A stretch of Mycobacterium sp. ELW1 DNA encodes these proteins:
- the cobO gene encoding cob(I)yrinic acid a,c-diamide adenosyltransferase → MPQGRPVAIPGDNLTTRQRRNRALVIVHTGDGKGKSTAAFGLALRGWSQGFRIGVFQFVKSAKWRIGEQTALERLGSLNSQTGEGGPVEWHKMGSGWSWSRKAGSEADHAAAAAEGWSEIKRRLAAETHDLYVLDEFTYPMAWGWVDVQDVIDALAHRPGRQHVIITGRRADPRLTELADLVTDMGKVKHPMDCAQKGQRGIEW, encoded by the coding sequence ATGCCACAAGGACGACCGGTCGCTATCCCCGGTGACAACCTGACCACCCGGCAGCGACGTAACCGAGCGCTCGTCATCGTGCACACCGGCGACGGCAAGGGTAAGTCCACCGCCGCATTCGGACTCGCGCTTCGCGGATGGAGCCAAGGCTTCCGGATCGGGGTCTTCCAGTTCGTCAAGTCCGCGAAGTGGCGTATCGGAGAGCAGACAGCGCTCGAGCGCCTCGGCTCGCTGAATTCCCAGACAGGCGAGGGCGGACCAGTCGAGTGGCACAAAATGGGGTCAGGCTGGTCGTGGAGCCGCAAGGCGGGCAGCGAAGCCGACCATGCCGCAGCGGCTGCCGAGGGGTGGTCCGAGATCAAGCGGCGGCTTGCCGCCGAAACCCATGATTTGTACGTCCTCGACGAGTTCACCTACCCGATGGCCTGGGGCTGGGTCGACGTCCAGGACGTCATCGACGCCTTGGCACACCGTCCCGGCCGCCAGCACGTCATCATCACCGGCCGTCGAGCCGATCCGCGGCTGACCGAACTCGCCGACCTGGTCACCGACATGGGAAAGGTCAAGCACCCCATGGACTGCGCTCAGAAGGGACAGCGGGGTATCGAATGGTAG
- a CDS encoding adenosylcobinamide-GDP ribazoletransferase, translating to MPLELLEGWRLAVGTLTVSPVRPPPRVDRHTARTAVLVAPAAAVLLGGTMGVVGFVGRALGLPALVSGFLAVGVLALGTRCLHLDGLSDTVDGLAASYDRARALEVMKSGTAGPAGVVALVIVIGVQATALSALMVTPAGAVLASLAVVVSRAALVICCARGVPSARPGGLGEVYAGSLPRTFATVVWLLAGLALAAVCEWAGLPLWRGVLAAALALAVVALLLRRVVTRIGGVTGDVFGAAIELALASLLVALA from the coding sequence GTGCCCCTGGAACTGCTCGAAGGCTGGCGGCTTGCCGTCGGCACCCTGACGGTCTCTCCGGTGCGCCCGCCACCACGAGTCGACCGACACACTGCACGAACCGCAGTACTTGTCGCGCCTGCCGCCGCCGTGCTGCTGGGCGGGACGATGGGTGTCGTCGGATTTGTCGGCCGGGCACTTGGGCTGCCGGCGCTGGTCAGCGGCTTCCTTGCCGTTGGCGTGCTGGCGCTGGGCACCCGGTGCCTGCACCTCGACGGGCTGTCCGACACGGTCGACGGCCTGGCCGCATCGTATGACCGAGCCCGCGCCCTCGAAGTGATGAAGTCTGGCACCGCCGGGCCGGCCGGCGTGGTCGCGCTCGTCATCGTGATCGGCGTCCAAGCCACGGCGCTCAGCGCGCTCATGGTCACGCCAGCGGGGGCCGTGCTGGCTAGCCTCGCCGTGGTCGTGTCACGGGCCGCCCTCGTAATCTGTTGTGCCCGCGGCGTTCCATCAGCCCGGCCCGGCGGGCTTGGTGAGGTCTACGCGGGCAGCCTTCCGCGGACCTTCGCCACCGTCGTCTGGCTGCTTGCCGGCCTGGCCCTCGCGGCGGTGTGCGAGTGGGCAGGACTACCCCTGTGGCGTGGCGTGCTCGCAGCAGCCCTTGCTCTTGCGGTGGTGGCGCTGCTGCTGCGCCGCGTCGTCACGCGCATCGGCGGGGTCACGGGCGACGTCTTCGGCGCAGCCATTGAGTTGGCTCTTGCGTCGCTGTTGGTGGCTCTCGCGTGA
- a CDS encoding cobyrinate a,c-diamide synthase yields MVATTLPRIAVAAPASGHGKTTVATGLMAALSARGLDVSGHKVGPDYIDPGYHAMATGRPGRNLDPFLVGDKRIVPLLLHGAAGADVAVIEGVMGLFDGRLGGAGEASTAHVARLTSSPIVLVIDISHASRTHAAVVAGLATFDPSLHIAGVILNKAASTRHADEVRDAMVRTGVPVLGVLPRDACVETPSRHLGLVPAAERAESAATLTRLATFIAEHVDVDLVVEIARRAKTLDGRRWDPAAEIAAPSAARPRVAMAGGRAFTFRYVEAEELLRAAGCDVVDFDPLTDKSLPVATSGLYLGGGFPEVHAAELARNVELINHLRAAITAGMPTVAECAGLTYLCASLDNMPMIGALGATAAMTKELTLGYRTAVAPADSLLARTGERITGHEFHRTRTTPAAGVTPAWDVSAGPDGFAGPTLHASYLHVQWAGYPLLAQRFANAVHRYAAASDGGRRTSCMPPDELTEPAEDPLRHHGDAETAPGLLDFAVNVYAGPRPDWLNTALRNALDDATAYPDARAARAAIAERHGRPPHEVLPTAGATEAFALVASLRSWRHAVVVHPQFSGPHAALVDAGHIVTTVSCRDDDGFALHPEAVPNDADLVVIGNPTNPTGVLHPAQTILRLLRPGRVVLVDEAFLDAVPGQPESVASQRAEGLLVTRSLTKHWSIPGVRAGYLLGDPTLVADAAKHQLPWSVSTLAIAAMIECTAERGHTEGERRAQQLVNWRTTFEEALTKRGIPFVSGHAPFVLARVGVGVHSALREQGIAVRRADTFIGLDPAWVRIAVRDDQTNQRLLTALDRVRAAQPGLPIAASMV; encoded by the coding sequence ATGGTAGCCACGACGCTGCCTCGCATCGCGGTCGCGGCACCGGCTTCCGGACATGGCAAGACGACGGTGGCGACGGGGCTGATGGCAGCGCTGTCGGCACGCGGATTGGACGTATCGGGACACAAGGTCGGCCCCGATTACATCGATCCCGGCTATCATGCGATGGCTACGGGCCGGCCTGGCCGCAATCTCGACCCGTTCCTGGTTGGCGACAAACGCATCGTCCCTTTGCTTCTGCACGGTGCAGCCGGCGCCGACGTCGCAGTCATCGAGGGCGTCATGGGCTTGTTCGACGGGCGACTGGGCGGCGCCGGCGAAGCCTCGACCGCTCACGTCGCACGTCTCACGTCGTCGCCGATCGTGCTCGTGATCGACATCTCCCACGCCTCGCGTACCCACGCGGCGGTCGTCGCGGGACTGGCCACTTTCGATCCATCGCTGCACATCGCGGGGGTGATCCTGAACAAGGCCGCCAGCACGCGGCATGCTGATGAGGTCCGCGACGCCATGGTGCGCACCGGTGTTCCGGTTCTCGGCGTCCTCCCGCGCGACGCGTGCGTCGAAACACCGTCCCGCCACCTCGGGCTCGTGCCCGCCGCCGAACGGGCCGAATCCGCTGCGACGCTCACCCGTCTGGCGACATTCATCGCCGAACACGTCGATGTCGACCTGGTCGTCGAAATCGCCCGAAGGGCAAAAACTCTGGACGGCCGACGTTGGGATCCGGCCGCCGAGATTGCCGCACCGTCAGCGGCCAGACCGCGCGTTGCGATGGCCGGTGGCCGTGCCTTCACGTTCCGCTACGTCGAAGCCGAAGAGCTGCTACGCGCGGCGGGCTGCGACGTCGTCGACTTCGACCCGCTGACCGACAAATCGCTTCCGGTGGCCACCTCAGGGCTCTACCTCGGCGGCGGCTTTCCCGAAGTGCACGCCGCCGAGCTGGCCCGCAACGTGGAGTTGATCAACCACCTGCGCGCGGCGATCACCGCCGGAATGCCAACGGTCGCCGAATGTGCAGGTCTGACCTATCTCTGCGCCTCCCTGGACAACATGCCGATGATCGGAGCGCTGGGCGCGACCGCCGCCATGACTAAGGAGCTCACCCTGGGTTATCGAACCGCCGTTGCGCCCGCCGACTCCCTGCTCGCCAGGACGGGCGAGCGCATCACCGGTCACGAATTCCACCGCACCCGAACCACTCCCGCGGCCGGAGTCACGCCCGCGTGGGACGTGTCCGCCGGCCCGGACGGTTTCGCCGGCCCGACGTTGCACGCCTCGTATCTGCACGTCCAATGGGCCGGCTATCCGCTGCTGGCCCAACGCTTCGCAAACGCCGTGCACCGATACGCTGCCGCCAGCGATGGGGGTCGCCGCACCAGTTGCATGCCGCCGGATGAATTGACCGAGCCTGCCGAGGACCCGCTGCGTCACCACGGCGACGCCGAGACCGCCCCCGGCCTATTGGACTTCGCGGTCAACGTGTACGCGGGACCAAGACCAGACTGGCTAAACACAGCCCTGCGGAACGCGCTCGACGATGCCACCGCCTACCCCGACGCCAGGGCGGCGCGTGCGGCGATCGCCGAGCGCCACGGCCGACCGCCTCACGAGGTTCTGCCGACGGCGGGAGCCACCGAGGCGTTCGCGCTTGTCGCCAGCTTGCGCAGCTGGCGGCACGCGGTGGTCGTCCACCCGCAGTTCAGCGGACCCCACGCAGCCTTGGTCGATGCAGGCCACATCGTCACAACGGTGTCGTGCCGTGACGACGACGGTTTCGCACTGCACCCCGAGGCGGTGCCGAACGACGCCGATCTGGTCGTCATCGGCAATCCGACGAACCCCACCGGAGTTCTGCATCCCGCTCAGACGATCCTGCGGCTGCTGCGGCCAGGTCGCGTCGTCCTCGTCGACGAGGCGTTCCTCGATGCGGTCCCAGGCCAGCCCGAGAGCGTGGCAAGCCAACGCGCGGAGGGACTCCTGGTGACACGCAGCCTCACGAAGCACTGGTCGATTCCCGGGGTCAGGGCCGGCTATCTCCTCGGGGACCCCACGCTGGTCGCCGATGCCGCCAAACACCAACTGCCATGGTCGGTGTCGACGCTCGCGATCGCCGCGATGATCGAATGCACAGCGGAGCGCGGCCACACCGAGGGTGAGCGCCGCGCGCAGCAGCTTGTCAACTGGCGCACTACATTCGAAGAGGCACTCACGAAACGCGGCATTCCCTTTGTGTCGGGACACGCACCGTTCGTACTCGCTCGGGTAGGTGTCGGCGTCCATTCCGCCCTGCGCGAGCAAGGCATCGCCGTGCGGCGGGCCGACACGTTTATCGGTCTGGATCCCGCCTGGGTGCGAATCGCGGTGCGTGACGACCAGACCAACCAACGATTGCTGACGGCGCTTGATCGGGTGCGCGCTGCGCAGCCCGGACTGCCCATCGCCGCGTCGATGGTCTAA
- the cbiE gene encoding precorrin-6y C5,15-methyltransferase (decarboxylating) subunit CbiE encodes MPPVDVRLTVVGIGADGWAGLTDATRAEVLDADVVIGAPRQLGLLPESNLQQRRTWPTPLRPSLPGWLEEFSGQRIAVLASGDPMVSGIGSTLVEVLGADRVRVIPHVSSASLARARLGWSAESTVVVSVVGRDPHAVLRELAPGRRVLVLSSNEHTPAALAQLLVDHGYGSSRMILLGDLGSASETRTDTKPSAFAAVPSRLHVVALELAGSLTAGWAPGLPDGLYEHDGQLTKRDIRAAAIARLMPTPGQLLWDVGAGAGSIGIEWMRAHPTCRTIAIETNDARAERISRNARRLGVPTLEVVHGSAPEALAGLPEPDAVFIGGGATRPGVLYTCLDALRPGSRLVVHGVTVETEVLLAGAYREHGGELVRIHVEHVAPVGSFTCWTPARTVTQWAFTAQRGV; translated from the coding sequence ATGCCGCCCGTTGACGTGCGTCTGACAGTCGTCGGTATCGGCGCGGATGGCTGGGCGGGACTGACCGATGCCACCCGCGCCGAGGTGTTGGACGCCGACGTCGTCATTGGAGCCCCGCGTCAACTGGGACTGCTCCCCGAATCGAACCTCCAGCAGCGGCGGACGTGGCCGACGCCGTTGCGTCCTTCGTTGCCGGGGTGGCTTGAGGAATTCTCCGGACAGCGGATCGCCGTTCTGGCGTCAGGAGATCCAATGGTCAGTGGAATCGGCAGCACACTCGTCGAGGTGCTCGGCGCCGATCGGGTGCGGGTGATACCGCACGTGTCCTCCGCGTCGCTGGCCCGCGCGCGGCTGGGCTGGTCGGCCGAGTCGACCGTCGTGGTGAGCGTCGTGGGGCGTGACCCCCATGCGGTACTTCGTGAGCTGGCCCCGGGACGACGTGTGCTGGTGCTGTCAAGCAATGAGCACACACCAGCGGCGTTGGCTCAGTTGCTCGTCGACCATGGGTACGGCTCCAGCCGCATGATCCTTCTCGGTGACCTCGGAAGTGCTTCCGAGACACGAACGGACACAAAACCTTCCGCGTTTGCGGCTGTCCCTTCGCGACTGCACGTCGTGGCGCTGGAGCTCGCGGGTTCATTAACTGCGGGGTGGGCGCCGGGGCTGCCGGATGGCCTGTACGAACACGATGGCCAGCTCACCAAGCGCGATATCCGCGCCGCGGCAATCGCACGCTTGATGCCGACGCCGGGTCAACTGCTGTGGGACGTCGGCGCCGGTGCCGGCTCGATCGGCATCGAGTGGATGCGCGCTCACCCGACGTGTCGGACGATCGCGATCGAAACGAACGACGCCCGCGCGGAGCGAATCAGCCGCAACGCACGCCGCCTCGGGGTGCCCACCCTCGAGGTCGTCCACGGCAGCGCACCCGAGGCGTTGGCAGGCTTGCCCGAGCCTGACGCCGTATTCATCGGCGGAGGGGCAACGCGACCCGGGGTTCTTTACACCTGTTTGGATGCACTGCGTCCCGGCTCGCGGCTCGTGGTGCATGGGGTGACGGTGGAGACCGAGGTGCTGCTTGCCGGCGCCTACCGCGAACACGGCGGCGAACTCGTCCGGATCCACGTCGAGCACGTCGCGCCGGTGGGGAGCTTCACTTGTTGGACGCCCGCCCGGACAGTGACTCAGTGGGCGTTCACCGCTCAGCGAGGCGTGTAG
- the cobT gene encoding nicotinate-nucleotide--dimethylbenzimidazole phosphoribosyltransferase, which produces MSGRDDRRLDIDALRQPIPPPSPKVVAAAAKRLAGLATPPGALGRLGDVAVWLAGVQNQVPPRQLTNVRLVIFAGDHGVVAHGVSAFPSSITGITVRAALGGRLGINSLSAAHGVAVRVLDLGVDDDFADLPDKERKALQVYKIRRSSRAIHLEDALTRGEVEAAVTAGVRVAHEEVDAGAQLLISGDLGIGNTTSAAALVAAGLGVPASEVVGRGTGIDDAMLEHKVEVVDSALKRCGDRVNDPIEALAGLGSADLAASTGYLLTAARLGVPVLLDGLMAVVCALTADRIAAGFAAWCVAGHRSTEPAQSLALDKLGLVPILDLEMRLGEGSGAVAAVPVLRSAAALIISTAALDDLMP; this is translated from the coding sequence ATGAGCGGGCGGGACGACCGGCGGCTCGATATCGATGCACTGCGCCAACCGATCCCCCCACCGTCGCCGAAAGTCGTTGCCGCAGCGGCCAAACGCTTAGCCGGCCTCGCGACCCCGCCAGGGGCCCTAGGCCGGCTGGGGGACGTCGCGGTATGGCTTGCTGGGGTGCAGAACCAGGTACCGCCGAGACAGCTGACCAATGTCCGGCTGGTCATCTTTGCCGGTGACCACGGGGTTGTCGCGCACGGCGTTTCGGCCTTTCCGTCCTCGATCACGGGGATCACTGTGCGCGCCGCGCTCGGCGGCCGATTAGGCATCAACTCGCTGTCTGCTGCCCATGGCGTGGCGGTCCGCGTTCTGGACCTGGGTGTGGACGACGATTTCGCCGATCTGCCTGACAAAGAACGAAAGGCGTTGCAGGTGTACAAGATCCGCCGCAGCAGCCGCGCCATTCATCTAGAGGACGCGCTGACGCGTGGCGAGGTCGAGGCCGCAGTCACGGCTGGTGTCCGCGTCGCACATGAGGAGGTGGACGCTGGTGCGCAGCTGCTCATCAGCGGGGATCTGGGCATCGGTAACACCACCAGCGCCGCGGCTCTGGTGGCCGCCGGCCTCGGCGTACCCGCCAGCGAAGTGGTCGGCCGCGGTACAGGAATCGACGACGCAATGCTCGAGCACAAGGTCGAGGTCGTGGATTCGGCGCTCAAGCGTTGCGGCGACCGAGTCAACGATCCGATTGAAGCCTTGGCAGGCCTTGGCAGCGCCGACCTGGCCGCATCCACCGGCTATCTGCTCACAGCGGCACGGCTCGGCGTCCCGGTATTACTCGACGGCCTGATGGCCGTCGTGTGTGCACTCACCGCAGATCGAATCGCGGCTGGCTTTGCGGCCTGGTGCGTTGCGGGGCATCGTTCCACCGAACCGGCGCAGAGTTTGGCCTTGGACAAACTCGGGCTCGTCCCCATACTGGACCTCGAAATGCGCCTGGGCGAGGGCTCGGGTGCCGTCGCCGCAGTTCCGGTGCTGCGAAGTGCGGCCGCGCTGATCATCAGCACAGCGGCGCTCGATGACCTAATGCCCTAG
- a CDS encoding CbtB-domain containing protein: MAHAVSATALPGTLELAPIPFNKIVPWAILFGLLASLALFFVAAYPGSAALPAGSELHEWFHDGRHLLGFPCH; encoded by the coding sequence ATGGCACACGCCGTTTCCGCGACCGCACTCCCCGGCACTCTCGAGCTGGCGCCGATTCCGTTCAACAAGATCGTCCCGTGGGCGATTCTGTTCGGGCTGCTGGCATCGCTGGCACTCTTCTTCGTTGCCGCCTACCCGGGGTCGGCGGCACTTCCTGCAGGATCGGAACTTCACGAGTGGTTCCACGACGGACGCCACCTGCTCGGTTTCCCCTGCCACTAA
- a CDS encoding magnesium chelatase subunit D family protein: MLQQFPFPAVLGGDADAPEGLDDMALALVLSAIAPGIGGVLIRGEKGTAKSTLVRALADILPPIDVIVGDRFSSDPVEPQPLSPDGPFGPDAAVETRPVRLVELPVGATEDRVAGSIHLERALSDGAIDFEPGLLAKAHRGILYVDEVNLLPDHLVDLLLDAAAMGRLTVEREGISVTHAARFVIVGTMNPEEGELRPQLLDRFGLTVEVAAPRDPAQRAEVVRRRLAYDDDPAAFRALYVDSENDLRERIQRAQRRIASIALSPQLLLKVAEVCSAFGVDGMRADIVTARTAIAHAAWHGRDDVTIDDLRAAVRLALPHRRRRNPFDAPGLDEAELDNLLPREPSGGDDPDPDGPGGDESAEDSGEISAQRPECGGSAASSHGEAGPVGAGQPYRARLLTVAGVGDGQAGRRSRARTTAGRRIGASPPASAGASIHLSETIRVAAPRQRARGRNVGRLILASEDLRRAVREGREANLVLFVVDVSGSMAARERMRRVKTAILSLLLDAYQRRDTIGVVTFRDEVADVALPPTRSVEAAARRLDELPAGGRTPLAEGLLTAADVVRRERLRDPGRRPLLVVITDGRATAGPDAVGRAHQAGAMLAGQGVAAVVVDCESGRMRMGLAATLAQHMGADHVPLVEVSADALVDIVRDAVQGEAA, translated from the coding sequence ATGCTGCAGCAGTTCCCGTTTCCCGCCGTGCTGGGCGGTGATGCCGACGCACCCGAAGGACTCGACGACATGGCCCTCGCGCTTGTACTGAGCGCTATCGCGCCGGGCATCGGCGGGGTGCTCATCCGAGGCGAGAAAGGCACTGCCAAATCGACACTGGTGCGCGCACTTGCCGACATCCTGCCTCCGATCGACGTCATCGTCGGGGACCGCTTCTCGTCGGATCCCGTTGAGCCGCAACCCCTCTCCCCCGATGGACCATTTGGGCCGGACGCCGCCGTCGAGACACGTCCTGTGCGCCTCGTCGAACTGCCGGTTGGAGCGACCGAGGACCGCGTCGCGGGTTCGATCCACCTCGAACGTGCGCTCAGTGACGGTGCCATCGACTTCGAGCCGGGTCTGCTGGCCAAGGCACACCGCGGAATCCTCTACGTCGACGAGGTGAACCTGCTCCCAGACCACCTCGTGGATCTCCTGCTTGACGCCGCGGCGATGGGTCGGCTGACCGTCGAGCGCGAGGGCATATCAGTGACTCACGCAGCACGGTTCGTGATTGTGGGAACCATGAATCCGGAAGAGGGCGAGCTCCGCCCTCAGCTGCTCGATCGCTTCGGACTCACCGTGGAGGTGGCGGCTCCCCGCGATCCCGCGCAGCGCGCCGAGGTGGTGCGGCGTCGACTTGCGTATGACGACGACCCCGCGGCGTTCCGCGCGCTCTACGTCGATAGCGAGAATGACTTGCGGGAGCGAATTCAACGGGCGCAGAGGCGGATTGCGAGCATAGCACTCAGCCCGCAGCTTCTGCTCAAGGTTGCCGAGGTGTGCTCGGCATTTGGCGTCGACGGCATGCGCGCTGACATCGTCACCGCAAGAACGGCTATCGCCCATGCGGCCTGGCATGGCCGCGACGACGTGACCATCGACGATCTACGGGCGGCCGTGCGGCTCGCACTTCCACACCGACGGCGACGCAACCCGTTCGACGCTCCGGGCCTTGACGAGGCCGAGCTGGACAACCTGCTTCCTCGCGAACCTTCGGGAGGAGACGATCCCGATCCCGACGGGCCCGGCGGCGATGAAAGCGCCGAGGATTCCGGTGAGATTTCTGCGCAGCGTCCCGAATGTGGAGGGTCAGCAGCGTCCAGCCATGGGGAGGCGGGGCCGGTCGGGGCCGGACAGCCGTACCGGGCCCGGCTGCTCACTGTCGCCGGCGTTGGCGACGGACAGGCTGGTCGCCGCAGCAGGGCGCGGACGACGGCGGGACGCCGCATCGGTGCATCGCCGCCTGCCAGCGCAGGCGCGAGCATTCACCTGAGCGAAACAATTCGGGTCGCCGCCCCACGGCAACGCGCGCGTGGCCGCAACGTTGGCCGACTCATCCTTGCCTCGGAGGACTTGCGTCGGGCCGTGCGGGAAGGTCGTGAGGCCAACCTGGTGCTGTTCGTCGTTGACGTCTCTGGATCCATGGCTGCCAGGGAGCGCATGCGTCGAGTGAAGACGGCGATTCTGTCCCTTCTGCTCGATGCATACCAGCGACGAGACACTATCGGGGTGGTGACGTTCCGCGACGAAGTAGCCGATGTCGCCTTGCCGCCGACCCGGTCGGTCGAAGCCGCGGCCAGGCGACTCGACGAGCTACCCGCTGGTGGTCGCACCCCGCTGGCCGAGGGCCTGCTCACGGCCGCCGACGTCGTCCGCCGCGAGCGGCTGCGTGACCCGGGTCGGCGCCCGCTGCTGGTCGTCATCACAGACGGTCGCGCGACAGCTGGGCCTGACGCCGTCGGTCGAGCGCATCAGGCGGGCGCCATGCTCGCCGGTCAGGGCGTCGCCGCGGTGGTCGTCGATTGCGAGAGCGGGCGGATGCGGATGGGATTGGCCGCGACGCTCGCCCAACACATGGGCGCCGACCACGTTCCGCTCGTCGAGGTCAGCGCGGACGCCCTCGTTGATATCGTGCGCGATGCCGTCCAAGGTGAGGCGGCCTGA
- the bluB gene encoding 5,6-dimethylbenzimidazole synthase → MITTKKAFGTPNVGTVRDLYGTIFRRRDTRREFTGAPVAPDVLERILMAAHAAPSVGMSQPWDFVVVRSPRTLVSFRNHVTQERDAFARMLTGERAEKFSRIKIEGICESRLGIVVGYDSTRGGPKVLGRHAIDDAGLYSVVCAIQNLWLAATAEGLGVGWVSFYREPFLRSLVGMPDHVRPVAWLCVGCVAELPDVPDLERYGWRDRSTLQSVVHEERYTPR, encoded by the coding sequence ATGATCACCACGAAGAAGGCTTTCGGAACTCCAAACGTGGGCACTGTGCGCGATCTCTACGGCACCATTTTCCGGCGCCGTGACACCCGCAGGGAGTTCACCGGCGCGCCGGTGGCACCCGACGTACTCGAACGCATTCTGATGGCCGCTCACGCCGCACCGTCCGTGGGCATGTCTCAACCGTGGGACTTCGTCGTGGTTCGGTCGCCGCGGACGCTGGTCAGCTTTCGCAACCACGTGACCCAGGAGCGCGACGCCTTTGCCCGCATGCTGACCGGCGAGCGGGCCGAAAAGTTCTCGCGTATCAAGATCGAGGGCATCTGCGAATCGCGGCTCGGAATCGTCGTCGGCTACGACTCGACCCGCGGAGGGCCGAAAGTTCTTGGCCGTCATGCGATTGACGACGCCGGCCTCTACTCGGTGGTGTGCGCCATCCAGAACCTGTGGCTCGCGGCGACGGCCGAGGGGCTCGGCGTCGGATGGGTCTCGTTCTACCGCGAACCATTCCTTCGGTCACTGGTGGGCATGCCCGACCATGTGCGCCCGGTGGCATGGCTGTGCGTCGGTTGCGTCGCCGAACTGCCCGACGTTCCCGATCTGGAACGCTACGGCTGGCGGGACCGCTCGACGCTGCAGTCAGTGGTGCACGAGGAGCGCTACACGCCTCGCTGA
- a CDS encoding bifunctional adenosylcobinamide kinase/adenosylcobinamide-phosphate guanylyltransferase — protein MRILVIGGVRSGKSAHAEGMLRAAPGVMYVAPGRPADGSDPGWDARVAQHKSRRPSSGATVETTDLPEALVNSPGPVLIDCLGTWLVALMDDGQLWNAPPAQSRAAVDRHLDALCDALTGMPDVVVVTNEVGLGVVPAHRSGVVFRDLLGIVNQRVAAISEEVHLVIAGRVLRL, from the coding sequence GTGCGGATCCTGGTTATCGGAGGGGTGCGCTCCGGTAAGTCGGCGCACGCCGAGGGGATGCTTCGCGCAGCCCCCGGCGTGATGTACGTCGCGCCGGGTCGTCCGGCCGACGGCTCCGACCCGGGCTGGGACGCCCGTGTCGCCCAGCACAAGTCGCGTCGACCATCCAGCGGGGCGACAGTCGAGACCACGGACTTGCCTGAGGCACTTGTCAACTCGCCGGGACCCGTGCTGATCGACTGCCTCGGCACCTGGCTCGTGGCGCTGATGGATGACGGGCAGCTCTGGAACGCACCTCCGGCGCAATCGCGCGCCGCCGTCGACCGACACCTCGATGCGCTGTGCGACGCACTGACCGGGATGCCCGACGTCGTCGTCGTCACAAACGAGGTTGGTCTCGGGGTTGTCCCGGCACATCGCTCCGGCGTCGTCTTCCGCGACCTCCTGGGCATCGTGAACCAGCGGGTTGCCGCCATTTCCGAGGAAGTGCATCTGGTAATCGCGGGCCGCGTGCTTCGGCTCTGA
- a CDS encoding CbtA family protein produces MRGLLAGLVAGFAVFAVSYLAGEPYVDAAIAVEEGAAGGVHTHGAAAHPHSHGDEEEQAVVSRDTQRTWGLLSASLTLSVTLGGLTGLAAAFAYGRLGRRLTAPQSTGVVAAAGFVALGLVPFLVYPANPPAVGDAANVDVRTGAYFGLIALSLVGAAGAVVLGVRIAARISGFVGALAGAAAYAIVIVVAALLSPGATPVGDFPADILWGFRRASLITQIALWGVLGFCLAGLTGRLDRQVQAEVARRKLAALL; encoded by the coding sequence ATGCGGGGATTGCTCGCCGGACTCGTCGCCGGCTTTGCTGTCTTCGCCGTGTCCTACCTCGCCGGTGAGCCTTACGTAGACGCCGCCATCGCTGTAGAGGAAGGCGCCGCCGGTGGCGTTCACACCCACGGCGCTGCGGCCCACCCGCACAGCCACGGCGACGAAGAAGAACAAGCCGTCGTGTCCCGCGACACCCAGCGCACCTGGGGCCTGCTGAGTGCCTCGCTGACACTCAGCGTCACCCTGGGCGGATTGACCGGTTTAGCAGCGGCTTTCGCGTACGGCAGGCTCGGGCGACGGCTCACCGCCCCTCAGTCGACGGGGGTCGTGGCAGCTGCCGGCTTCGTCGCACTGGGCCTCGTGCCGTTCCTCGTCTACCCCGCAAACCCGCCCGCCGTGGGCGACGCGGCCAACGTCGATGTCCGAACCGGCGCCTATTTCGGCCTGATTGCTTTGTCGCTCGTCGGTGCCGCCGGAGCCGTCGTGCTGGGCGTGCGTATCGCCGCACGAATCAGCGGCTTCGTGGGGGCTCTCGCAGGAGCCGCGGCCTACGCAATCGTGATCGTCGTCGCCGCTCTGTTATCGCCGGGCGCGACGCCAGTTGGCGACTTCCCAGCCGACATCCTCTGGGGCTTTCGGCGCGCCTCATTGATCACCCAGATCGCACTGTGGGGTGTGCTCGGCTTCTGTCTCGCCGGTTTGACCGGACGTTTGGACCGGCAGGTACAGGCCGAGGTCGCCCGACGCAAGCTTGCGGCCTTGTTATGA